A genomic region of Solanum dulcamara chromosome 2, daSolDulc1.2, whole genome shotgun sequence contains the following coding sequences:
- the LOC129874623 gene encoding protein BIG GRAIN 1-like E, whose product MSITTEKMSKKIIQCRNNSGEIDVFEAAKYFSTTNEDYYNINNNNNKQNLRGGRMSFDMPMLRNSSSLVVPSQTTTYQHHHHHHIMDHQKPSMFNKKDQKKYKQPSSPGGRLASFLNSLFNQTSSKKKKSLKDNIQEDDQSPSGRRKRRSSISHFSFRSSSNITTTNNTINSTTTTTSNSTSSDSKSSSNSGFRTPPPYAPTPTKSYKDFKSFAYGDHHQPKKCSITSDYSLLDEKLKLNKNNHGVYKKSNNTNNGLVLSSSEKSKTYNKVVGVDVDDDEDVDGDSDSSSDLFDLPNIDLDYYSSSGLPVYETTHLDNIKRGAPISSGAI is encoded by the coding sequence ATGTCCATTACTACTGAAAAAATGTCTAAGAAAATTATCCAATGTAGGAATAATTCAGGAGAGATTGATGTTTTTGAGGCTGCAAAGTATTTCTCTACAACAAATGAAGATTattacaacatcaacaacaacaacaacaagcaaAATTTGAGAGGTGGAagaatgagttttgatatgCCTATGTTGAGAAATTCTTCATCACTTGTTGTTCCTTCACAaacaacaacttatcaacatcatcatcatcatcatattatgGATCATCAAAAACCAAGTATGTTCAATAAAAAAGatcaaaagaagtacaagcaaCCAAGTTCACCAGGAGGAAGACTTGCTAGTTTCTTGAATTCACTCTTCAACCAAACATCATCCAAGAAAAAGAAATCATTGAAAGATAATATTCAAGAAGATGATCAAAGCCCAAGtggaagaaggaaaagaagaagtaGTATTAGTCACTTTAGCTTTAGAAGCTCAAGTAatattactactactaataatactaTTAAtagtactactactactacttctaATAGTACTAGTagtgattcaaaatcatcatcaaataGTGGATTTAGAACTCCACCTCCTTATGCTCCAACTCCAACAAAATCCTACAAAGATTTCAAAAGCTTTGCATATGGTGATCATCATCAACCAAAGAAATGCAGCATCACTAGTGATTATTCTTTGTTGGAtgagaagttaaagttgaacaaaaATAATCATGGAGTTTATAAAAAGAGTAACAACACAAACAATGGATTGGTATTATCATCATCAGAGAAGAGCAAGACATATAACAAAGTTGttggtgttgatgttgatgatgatgaagatgtTGATGGAGATAGTGATTCAAGTTCTGATTTGTTTGATTTGCCAAATATTGACTTGGATTACTACTCATCAAGTGGTTTGCCAGTTTATGAGACTACACACTTGGATAACATCAAGAGGGGTGCACCAATTTCAAGCGGCGCAATTTGA
- the LOC129880067 gene encoding squamosa promoter-binding-like protein 6 isoform X2, with translation MEPLRYSLEGRGLIFPDNVELSVDTLSRSRNIVKEWNLNPFCDVDKSICGFSQEITESTEFLGSGIADILKKSAACNPCHGGLSGEMGDGCGKVLSSTSMFNTFEPIPGEVGLGAMFNRSASKSNNPMSSLIDLKLEELTDHGELRTSQSSKESSILSSPESSLPAGKAQTKSLHTQVRGQKESSSTVFREVKSNQSVKRNSSMSSVNSSLQGKRLRTANFHSEIPVCQVHGCNKDLSSSKDYHKRHKVCDEHSKTAIVIVNGIEQRFCQQCSRFHLLAEFDEGKRSCRKRLAGHNERRRKPQFDTHWGSRFLDMTSQRRVPFLFPEIFPAKNRQFPAKSIQHQYGVRKQDPSKVHTGGATLSVQEFSEGQNSSCALSLLSAHSQNCLHNSTDVSPNLRWMVQGDHHNLQKSPGVNVANRLTPIELYSSEVVEQDGLVVQVPDSEAVSFGIQRDDGHDQRSNSINSKNCLSLEGGPTMDLVQLSSHLQRVEQQKNSVQVKQENDIFCSFTST, from the exons ATGGAACCTTTGAGGTATTCTCTGGAAGGGAGAGGTCTTATTTTTCCTGATAATGTTGAATTATCGGTCGACACGCTTTCAAGAAGTAGAAATATTGTAAAGGAATGGAATTTGAACCCTTTTTGTGATGTTGATAAAAGCATTTGTGGTTTTAGTCAAGAAATAACTGAAAGCACAGAGTTCTTGGGATCAGGTATTGCTGATATTTTGAAGAAATCAGCAGCCTGTAACCCGTGTCACGGAGGTTTAAGTGGCGAAATGGGTGATGGTTGTGGTAAAGTGCTATCATCAACTTCTATGTTTAATACGTTTGAACCAATTCCCGGAGAAGTTGGACTTGGAGCCATGTTTAATCGTAGTGCTTCTAAATCGAACAATCCGATGTCATCATTGATTGATTTGAAATTGGAGGAGTTGACTGATCATGGAGAATTAAGGACTAGTCAATCTTCGAAAGAAAGTTCGATTCTTTCTTCTCCAGAATCTTCATTGCCAGCTGGAAAAGCCCAAACAAAGAGTTTGCATACTCAGGTTCGTGGTCAGAAGGAGTCGTCATCGACTGTTTTTAGGGAAGTCAAGAGTAATCAATCTGTAAAGAGAAACTCGTCTATGTCTTCAGTCAATTCGTCACTGCAGGGAAAAAGACTACGGACTGCAAATTTTCATTCCGAGATTCCTGTCTGCCAGGTTCATGGTTGTAACAAGGACCTAAGCTCCTCAAAAGACTATCACAAAAGACACAAAGTATGTGACGAACACTCAAAAACTGCTATAGTCATTGTTAATGGGATTGAGCAAAGGTTTTGTCAGCAGTGTAGCAG GTTTCACTTGCTAGCAGAATTTGATGAAGGTAAACGAAGCTGTCGCAAACGCCTTGCAGGCCATAATGAGCGGCGGAGGAAGCCCCAGTTTGATACTCACTGGG GTTCAAGATTTTTGGATATGACTTCACAAAGGAGAGTACCATTTCTTTTCCCAGAAATATTTCCTG CCAAAAACAGGCAATTCCCTGCAAAAAGCATTCAACATCAGTACGGAGTGAGAAAACAAGATCCGTCCAAAGTTCACACTGGTGGGGCGACATTGTCAGTTCAAGAATTTTCCGAAGGGCAAAACTCCTCTTGTGCTCTCTCTCTTCTGTCAGCCCACTCACAAAACTGTCTACACAATTCAACAGACGTTTCACCAAATCTACGTTGGATGGTTCAAGGAGATCATCATAATCTTCAGAAATCTCCTGGAGTTAATGTTGCAAATAGGTTGACACCAATTGAGTTATATTCATCTGAAGTAGTTGAGCAAGATGGGCTCGTTGTTCAAGTTCCTGATAGTGAGGCTGTTTCATTTGGAATTCAGAGAGACGACGGACATGATCAAAGATCAAACTCTATAAATTCCAAGAATTGCCTTTCTCTGGAAGGTGGGCCTACCATGGATCTAGTGCAGTTGTCTTCGCACCTACAAAGGGTGGAGCAGCAGAAAAATTCCGTCCAAGTGAAGCAGGAAAATGATATCTTTTGTTCCTTTACTTCCACTTGA
- the LOC129880067 gene encoding squamosa promoter-binding-like protein 6 isoform X1 — protein MEPLRYSLEGRGLIFPDNVELSVDTLSRSRNIVKEWNLNPFCDVDKSICGFSQEITESTEFLGSGIADILKKSAACNPCHGGLSGEMGDGCGKVLSSTSMFNTFEPIPGEVGLGAMFNRSASKSNNPMSSLIDLKLEELTDHGELRTSQSSKESSILSSPESSLPAGKAQTKSLHTQVRGQKESSSTVFREVKSNQSVKRNSSMSSVNSSLQGKRLRTANFHSEIPVCQVHGCNKDLSSSKDYHKRHKVCDEHSKTAIVIVNGIEQRFCQQCSRFHLLAEFDEGKRSCRKRLAGHNERRRKPQFDTHWGSRFLDMTSQRRVPFLFPEIFPGSFFYQENYEDNYNSKHLKLEHKPFGISQLAMSAKNRQFPAKSIQHQYGVRKQDPSKVHTGGATLSVQEFSEGQNSSCALSLLSAHSQNCLHNSTDVSPNLRWMVQGDHHNLQKSPGVNVANRLTPIELYSSEVVEQDGLVVQVPDSEAVSFGIQRDDGHDQRSNSINSKNCLSLEGGPTMDLVQLSSHLQRVEQQKNSVQVKQENDIFCSFTST, from the exons ATGGAACCTTTGAGGTATTCTCTGGAAGGGAGAGGTCTTATTTTTCCTGATAATGTTGAATTATCGGTCGACACGCTTTCAAGAAGTAGAAATATTGTAAAGGAATGGAATTTGAACCCTTTTTGTGATGTTGATAAAAGCATTTGTGGTTTTAGTCAAGAAATAACTGAAAGCACAGAGTTCTTGGGATCAGGTATTGCTGATATTTTGAAGAAATCAGCAGCCTGTAACCCGTGTCACGGAGGTTTAAGTGGCGAAATGGGTGATGGTTGTGGTAAAGTGCTATCATCAACTTCTATGTTTAATACGTTTGAACCAATTCCCGGAGAAGTTGGACTTGGAGCCATGTTTAATCGTAGTGCTTCTAAATCGAACAATCCGATGTCATCATTGATTGATTTGAAATTGGAGGAGTTGACTGATCATGGAGAATTAAGGACTAGTCAATCTTCGAAAGAAAGTTCGATTCTTTCTTCTCCAGAATCTTCATTGCCAGCTGGAAAAGCCCAAACAAAGAGTTTGCATACTCAGGTTCGTGGTCAGAAGGAGTCGTCATCGACTGTTTTTAGGGAAGTCAAGAGTAATCAATCTGTAAAGAGAAACTCGTCTATGTCTTCAGTCAATTCGTCACTGCAGGGAAAAAGACTACGGACTGCAAATTTTCATTCCGAGATTCCTGTCTGCCAGGTTCATGGTTGTAACAAGGACCTAAGCTCCTCAAAAGACTATCACAAAAGACACAAAGTATGTGACGAACACTCAAAAACTGCTATAGTCATTGTTAATGGGATTGAGCAAAGGTTTTGTCAGCAGTGTAGCAG GTTTCACTTGCTAGCAGAATTTGATGAAGGTAAACGAAGCTGTCGCAAACGCCTTGCAGGCCATAATGAGCGGCGGAGGAAGCCCCAGTTTGATACTCACTGGG GTTCAAGATTTTTGGATATGACTTCACAAAGGAGAGTACCATTTCTTTTCCCAGAAATATTTCCTGGTAGCTTCTTTTATCAAGAAAATTATGAAGATAATTACAATAGCAAGCACCTTAAATTAGAACATAAGCCATTCGGCATTTCTCAATTGGCTATGTCAGCCAAAAACAGGCAATTCCCTGCAAAAAGCATTCAACATCAGTACGGAGTGAGAAAACAAGATCCGTCCAAAGTTCACACTGGTGGGGCGACATTGTCAGTTCAAGAATTTTCCGAAGGGCAAAACTCCTCTTGTGCTCTCTCTCTTCTGTCAGCCCACTCACAAAACTGTCTACACAATTCAACAGACGTTTCACCAAATCTACGTTGGATGGTTCAAGGAGATCATCATAATCTTCAGAAATCTCCTGGAGTTAATGTTGCAAATAGGTTGACACCAATTGAGTTATATTCATCTGAAGTAGTTGAGCAAGATGGGCTCGTTGTTCAAGTTCCTGATAGTGAGGCTGTTTCATTTGGAATTCAGAGAGACGACGGACATGATCAAAGATCAAACTCTATAAATTCCAAGAATTGCCTTTCTCTGGAAGGTGGGCCTACCATGGATCTAGTGCAGTTGTCTTCGCACCTACAAAGGGTGGAGCAGCAGAAAAATTCCGTCCAAGTGAAGCAGGAAAATGATATCTTTTGTTCCTTTACTTCCACTTGA